A genomic window from Periweissella cryptocerci includes:
- a CDS encoding polyprenyl synthetase family protein yields MTQNYRDFYDEYVPLISKQMATDLATLDAPAVLKEAMLYSINAGGKRLRPLMTLAIYHAFGHTIDTSIIRVASALELVHTYSLIHDDLPAMDNDDLRRGLPTSHKRFGEANAILAGDALLTQAFVWLANNQLPATVQVQLVRQLAVAAGATGMVGGQVEDMLGAQKTYDLSELQQVHNRKTGALLSYATQAGALMAQVDVAIVKQLGEFGQVYGLAFQIQDDLLDVTDNTDFERNTYPKLLGLDGAKAALQTNVEHARQIIEQIAATVTFDHELVSGFLSYFERKN; encoded by the coding sequence ATGACGCAAAACTATCGAGATTTTTATGATGAATACGTGCCCTTGATTTCAAAACAAATGGCGACTGACTTGGCGACTTTAGATGCCCCAGCAGTGCTCAAGGAAGCAATGTTATATTCAATTAACGCTGGTGGTAAACGGTTACGGCCACTAATGACGTTGGCAATTTACCACGCATTCGGTCACACAATTGATACGTCAATTATTCGAGTAGCTAGCGCTTTGGAATTAGTTCACACATACTCATTGATTCACGATGACTTGCCTGCAATGGACAATGATGATTTGCGTCGCGGATTACCAACTAGCCACAAACGATTTGGTGAAGCGAATGCTATCTTGGCCGGGGATGCACTGTTAACACAAGCATTTGTCTGGTTAGCGAATAATCAATTACCAGCCACAGTTCAAGTGCAATTAGTTCGTCAATTGGCAGTAGCTGCTGGCGCGACTGGAATGGTGGGTGGCCAAGTTGAAGATATGCTTGGCGCACAAAAGACGTATGATTTAAGCGAATTACAACAAGTGCATAATCGAAAAACGGGTGCTTTATTGAGTTATGCTACACAGGCTGGGGCGTTAATGGCGCAAGTTGATGTAGCAATTGTGAAGCAACTTGGTGAGTTTGGACAAGTGTACGGGTTAGCATTTCAAATCCAAGATGACTTGTTAGACGTCACGGACAACACCGATTTTGAACGTAATACTTATCCAAAACTATTAGGTCTCGATGGTGCAAAAGCAGCGCTTCAAACCAATGTAGAGCATGCGCGCCAAATCATCGAACAAATTGCAGCGACAGTTACTTTTGACCATGAATTAGTAAGTGGTTTCTTAAGTTATTTTGAAAGGAAAAATTAA
- a CDS encoding exodeoxyribonuclease VII small subunit: protein MPAKKKNFEENLSDLEAIVSQLERGDVPLEEALTQFQTGVKLSQELQKTLGDAEKTLTKMMNEDGQEVPFDTNANE, encoded by the coding sequence ATGCCAGCAAAAAAGAAGAACTTTGAAGAAAATTTAAGTGACTTAGAAGCGATTGTTTCACAATTAGAACGTGGCGATGTACCTTTGGAAGAAGCCTTAACACAATTTCAAACTGGGGTTAAGTTGAGTCAAGAACTCCAAAAGACACTTGGTGACGCTGAAAAAACTTTAACCAAGATGATGAATGAAGATGGACAAGAAGTTCCGTTTGATACGAATGCTAATGAGTAA